In the Gossypium arboreum isolate Shixiya-1 chromosome 10, ASM2569848v2, whole genome shotgun sequence genome, one interval contains:
- the LOC108450391 gene encoding phragmoplastin interacting protein 1: MVLSNKKLKQKLRAELLAKRVAESETDKKKPDSNSEPQSLKSLLDSVTQKPRLSKREKRRKNIPFLIGSNQEAEENGEEGEEDKVQGNSEEVENKKKKKRKREEKVKEDKTTSENKENNKNSKKKKAKNKKKKKPKIVSEEQGFVQFENATESQVRMDVATKVYVGGIPYRYTEDDIRYYFESCGTITDVDCMKFPDTGKFRGIAIISFETEAAAKEALALDRAEMGGMQLTIQPYKSTRANKATGFAPKMVEGYNRIYVGNLSWDITEDDLKRFFSDCNISSIRFGTNKETEEFRGYAHVDFSDSVSVAMALKLDQEIVCGRPAKISCAVPKNGVKTQSRSDPTSNEVRKKDKGAFSVEAPVSVEAPTVNEVDDGCSSVISGKLRRRTCYECGQKGHVSSACPKGSVSVEAHTVNEVGGSMVNEAPTVNEVDNGGSSITSGKLRRRTCYECGQKGHISSACPKGSASVKATVSVKAPTVNEVGNGGSTVNEAPTVNEVANDGLTVSSGKLRRRTCYECGQKGHISSACPNKKSAETTNTNTN, from the exons ATGGTGTTGTCGAATAAGAAGCTGAAGCAAAAGCTAAGAGCAGAACTATTGGCAAAAAGGGTAGCCGAATCCGAAACGGATAAGAAAAAACCAGATTCGAATTCGGAGCCCCAATCCCTGAAATCACTCCTAGACTCAGTAACTCAGAAACCCAGGTTGTCAAAgcgagaaaaaagaagaaaaaacattCCTTTTTTAATAGGGTCCAACCAGGAAGCTGAAGAAAATGGAGAAGAGGGTGAAGAAGATAAAGTACAAGGTAACAGTGAGGAGGttgaaaataagaagaaaaagaagaggaaGAGAGAGGAGAAGGTGAAAGAGGATAAAACGACGTCGGAGAATAAGGAAAATAATAAGAATAGTAAGAAGAAGAAGGCAAAgaataagaagaaaaagaagcCGAAGATTGTGAGTGAAGAGCAAGGGTTTGTGCAGTTTGAAAATGCGACTGAAAG CCAGGTGAGGATGGATGTGGCCACAAAAGTATATGTTGGAGGCATTCCATATCGCTATACCGAGGATGATATTCGGTATTATTTTGAAAGTTGTGGCACCATAACTGATGTTGATTGTATGAAGTTCCCTGACACCGGGAAGTTTAGAGGAATTGCAATTATTAGTTTCGAG ACAGAAGCAGCAGCAAAAGAAGCCTTGGCTCTTGATAGAGCTGAAAT GGGAGGAATGCAGCTAACAATTCAGCCTTACAAATCCACTCGAGCCAATAAAGCGACTGGTTTTGCCCCGAAGATGGTGGAGGGATACAACAGAATATATGTTGGAAATTTATCTTGGGATATTACTGAGGATGATTTGAAGAGGTTTTTCTCAGATTGCAACATATCATCTATACGCTTTGGCACGAACAAGGAAACAGAGGAATTCCGAGGCTATGCTCATGTGGATTTCTCTGATAGTGTCTCGGTAGCCATGGCATTGAAATTGGACCAAGAAATTGTGTGTGGTAGACCTGCCAAGATAAGTTGTGCAGTTCCTAAGAATGGAGTTAAAACTCAATCAAGGTCTGATCCTACAAGTAATGAAGTCCGTAAAAAGGACAAAGGAGCTTTTAGTGTTGAAGCACCTGTGAGTGTCGAAGCACCTACGGTTAATGAAGTTGATGATGGTTGCTCAAGTGTTATCAGTGGTAAGTTGAGGAGAAGGACGTGCTATGAGTGCGGACAAAAGGGCCATGTTTCTTCTGCTTGCCCAAAAGGATCTGTGAGTGTTGAAGCACATACAGTTAATGAAGTTGGTGGTTCGATGGTTAATGAAGCACCTACGGTTAATGAGGTTGATAACGGTGGCTCAAGCATTACCAGTGGTAAGTTGAGGAGAAGGACATGCTATGAGTGCGGACAAAAGGGCCATATTTCTTCTGCTTGTCCAAAAGGATCTGCGAGTGTCAAAGCAACTGTGAGTGTCAAAGCACCTACAGTTAATGAAGTTGGCAACGGTGGTTCAACGGTTAATGAAGCACCTACGGTTAACGAAGTTGCTAATGATGGCTTGACCGTTAGCAGCGGGAAATTGAGGAGAAGGACATGCTACGAGTGCGGACAAAAGGGTCATATCTCTTCTGCTTGCCCAAATAAGAAATCTGCAGAAACAACAAATACAAACACAAATTGA
- the LOC108452245 gene encoding protein SOSEKI 5-like, with protein sequence MATTNSRGKTELPMNKRYQETSPDRTLVWFERKKPNNDQKVPVVYYLSRNGHLEHPHFLEVPLSSPQGLFLKDVINKLNTLRGDGMANRFSWSSKRSYKNGFVWQDLSENDYIYPCNGREYILKGSLLLESSLSFRSYETVSSTSSISKNSSETYSSSEDSNVAGKTRRKYHSWSEFKELDDEHKIYKAKTSRDFSSKGNSVSTQTEHEMGSNQVQEDSRPSSNSNSEILKSMNIAADIRDQSVENDRPSGRIKAAAVLMQLIACGSKRVKDLESMEIRG encoded by the exons ATGGCAACAACCAATTCAAGAGGCAAAACAGAGTTACCAATGAACAAGAGATATCAAGAAACCAGTCCTGACAGAACCCTTGTTTGGTTCGAAAGAAAAAAACCAAACAATGATCAGAAAGTTCCTGTTGTTTACTACTTGTCCCGCAATGGCCATCTTGAACATCCTCATTTCTTAGAAGTCCCTCTTTCTTCTCCTCAAGGACTGTTTCTCAAAG ATGTTATAAATAAACTAAACACCCTCCGAGGTGATGGCATGGCTAACAGGTTCTCCTGGTCTTCAAAAAG GAGCTACAAGAATGGATTTGTGTGGCAAGATTTATCAGAGAACGACTACATATACCCTTGTAATGGACGTGAATACATTCTCAAAGGCTCACTATTGTTAGAATCTTCTCTAAGCTTTCGTTCTTATGAAACAGTTTCTTCAACTTCATCAATATCAAAAAATTCTTCAGAGACATACAGTTCAAGTGAAGATTCCAATGTTGCTGGAAAAACTAGAAGGAAATATCATTCATGGAGCGAATTCAAGGAGCTTGATGATGAACACAAAATCTATAAGGCTAAAACCAGTAGGGATTTTAGCAGCAAAGGCAACAGTGTATCAACACAGACAGAACATGAAATGGGAAGCAATCAAGTGCAGGAGGATTCTAGGCCGTCTTCGAATTCGAATTCGGAAATTCTGAAAAGTATGAACATAGCAGCAGATATTAGAGATCAAAGCGTTGAAAATGATCGTCCTAGTGGGAGGATCAAAGCAGCTGCGGTTTTAATGCAATTGATTGCTTGTGGATCAAAGAGAGTCAAGGATTTGGAATCAATGGAAATTAGGGGTTGA